Proteins encoded in a region of the Sander lucioperca isolate FBNREF2018 chromosome 4, SLUC_FBN_1.2, whole genome shotgun sequence genome:
- the LOC116042977 gene encoding monocyte to macrophage differentiation factor 2-like isoform X2, which translates to MNLIRFMNNRVPPNKRYQPTEYEHAANCATHALWIIPSLLGSSVLHFQSEDQWERLSAWVYGAGLSSLFIISTLFHTVAWKKSHLRLNLRELGPWGCHMRWLVWVMASFGTTYVFFFHERYKITELICYTVMGVFPALVILSMPEQSGLYELLVGGACYCLGMVFFKSDGIVPFAHAIWHLFVAMGAAIHYYAIWKYLYAQPSSQVQTSR; encoded by the exons ATGAATCTTATAAG GTTTATGAACAACCGTGTTCCTCCTAACAAGAGATACCAGCCCACAGAATATGAGCATGCTGCCAACTGTGCCACGCATGCg CTATGGATAATTCCCAGCCTGCTGGGCAGCTCAGTGTTGCACTTCCAGTCGGAGGACCAATGGGAGCGGCTGTCGGCCTGGGTGTATGGGGCGGGACTCAGCTCGCTCTTCATCATCTCCACCCTGTTCCACACTGTGGCCTGGAAGAAGAGCCACCTACG GCTGAACCTGCGGGAGCTGGGTCCCTGGGGGTGTCACATGCGCTGGCTGGTGTGGGTCATGGCCTCTTTTGGAACCACCTACGTCTTCTTCTTCCATGAGAG GTATAAGATCACGGAGTTGATCTGCTATACGGTGATGGGAGTTTTTCCTGCCCTGGTCATCCTCTCAATG CCGGAGCAGTCTGGGTTATATGAGCTGCTGGTGGGCGGAGCCTGCTACTGTTTGGGGATGGTCTTTTTTAAAAGTGATGGTATCGTCCCATTCGCTCATGCCATTTGGCACCTGTTTGTAGCTATGGGAGCAGCCATACACTACTACGCCATCTGGAAGTACCTCTATGCCCAGCCATCCAGTCAGGTCCAGACCTCCAGATGA
- the LOC116042977 gene encoding monocyte to macrophage differentiation factor 2-like isoform X1 produces the protein MNLIRFMNNRVPPNKRYQPTEYEHAANCATHALWIIPSLLGSSVLHFQSEDQWERLSAWVYGAGLSSLFIISTLFHTVAWKKSHLRSVEHCFHMCDRMVIYFFIAASYAPWLNLRELGPWGCHMRWLVWVMASFGTTYVFFFHERYKITELICYTVMGVFPALVILSMPEQSGLYELLVGGACYCLGMVFFKSDGIVPFAHAIWHLFVAMGAAIHYYAIWKYLYAQPSSQVQTSR, from the exons ATGAATCTTATAAG GTTTATGAACAACCGTGTTCCTCCTAACAAGAGATACCAGCCCACAGAATATGAGCATGCTGCCAACTGTGCCACGCATGCg CTATGGATAATTCCCAGCCTGCTGGGCAGCTCAGTGTTGCACTTCCAGTCGGAGGACCAATGGGAGCGGCTGTCGGCCTGGGTGTATGGGGCGGGACTCAGCTCGCTCTTCATCATCTCCACCCTGTTCCACACTGTGGCCTGGAAGAAGAGCCACCTACG GTCTGTGGAGCACTGTTTCCACATGTGTGACAGGATGGTGATCTATTTCTTCATTGCAGCCTCCTACGCCCCTTG GCTGAACCTGCGGGAGCTGGGTCCCTGGGGGTGTCACATGCGCTGGCTGGTGTGGGTCATGGCCTCTTTTGGAACCACCTACGTCTTCTTCTTCCATGAGAG GTATAAGATCACGGAGTTGATCTGCTATACGGTGATGGGAGTTTTTCCTGCCCTGGTCATCCTCTCAATG CCGGAGCAGTCTGGGTTATATGAGCTGCTGGTGGGCGGAGCCTGCTACTGTTTGGGGATGGTCTTTTTTAAAAGTGATGGTATCGTCCCATTCGCTCATGCCATTTGGCACCTGTTTGTAGCTATGGGAGCAGCCATACACTACTACGCCATCTGGAAGTACCTCTATGCCCAGCCATCCAGTCAGGTCCAGACCTCCAGATGA